Proteins encoded together in one Anaerotignum faecicola window:
- a CDS encoding sigma-70 family RNA polymerase sigma factor, which yields MFFVFENQEEENKFLYLYYKYNKLLYKYVYDILKNKADTEDVLQMTYFKLSKNMGKIMNSNDRKCVNYLITISVNTAISIYNERKNKGSNLSYDEVFENVISDGFGDAYRHFEYSRLLDKIEALDEELRLPLILKFVYGYSIKEISKELKISEANVGVRIFRAKNKLKKSLAE from the coding sequence ATGTTTTTTGTGTTTGAAAATCAAGAAGAGGAAAATAAGTTTTTGTATTTATATTATAAATATAATAAGCTTTTATACAAATATGTATATGACATTTTAAAGAATAAAGCTGATACTGAAGACGTTCTTCAGATGACTTATTTTAAATTGTCTAAGAACATGGGAAAAATTATGAATTCCAACGATAGGAAATGTGTTAATTATTTGATAACGATATCTGTTAATACTGCTATAAGCATTTATAACGAACGCAAAAACAAAGGCAGCAATTTAAGCTATGACGAAGTTTTTGAAAATGTTATAAGCGACGGCTTTGGAGACGCTTACAGGCATTTTGAATACAGCAGGCTTCTTGATAAAATAGAAGCGCTTGATGAAGAGTTAAGGCTTCCGCTTATATTAAAATTTGTTTATGGGTATTCGATTAAAGAAATATCCAAAGAGCTTAAAATATCCGAGGCAAATGTTGGCGTCAGGATTTTCAGGGCTAAGAATAAACTAAAGAAGTCTTTGGCGGAGTGA
- a CDS encoding AIM24 family protein yields MRANAVGTRENIIVIDKAEFGGMTVEVLEYQKLLGTTNINSAVDMYYMAKQNIRARQIAVYLNKDSVKIEPGAMSYFQGNLEMVSGVTARNVLGRMVSGAVTGERVAQPEYKGSGMIVLEPSFKHFIVLQMEQEHIIVDKGMFYCAQGSIEVSPVMMKNVSSGLLGGEGIFQISLKGSGIAVLECAVPSSEIDVIEMENDTLKVDGNFSILRSGNIDFTVERSAKTLVGSAVSGEGLVNVYRGTGSVWLAPTLKVYDAVNQASYLGGNVKSVNTNTSK; encoded by the coding sequence ATGAGGGCTAACGCTGTTGGAACAAGGGAAAATATAATTGTTATCGATAAAGCGGAATTTGGCGGCATGACTGTTGAAGTTTTGGAATATCAAAAACTTTTGGGAACGACTAATATAAATTCCGCTGTTGATATGTACTATATGGCAAAGCAAAATATTCGTGCCAGGCAGATTGCAGTATATCTGAATAAAGATTCGGTTAAGATAGAACCCGGAGCCATGAGTTATTTTCAGGGAAATTTGGAAATGGTTTCAGGCGTTACCGCAAGGAATGTATTGGGACGCATGGTTTCCGGGGCGGTAACGGGAGAAAGAGTTGCGCAGCCTGAATATAAAGGCAGCGGCATGATCGTTTTGGAGCCTTCTTTTAAACATTTTATTGTGCTTCAAATGGAACAGGAGCATATAATTGTCGATAAGGGAATGTTTTATTGCGCCCAAGGAAGCATTGAAGTAAGCCCTGTTATGATGAAGAATGTTTCTTCCGGCCTTTTAGGAGGGGAAGGTATATTTCAGATTTCTCTTAAGGGCAGCGGGATTGCAGTTCTGGAATGTGCGGTTCCCAGCAGTGAAATTGACGTTATAGAAATGGAAAACGATACGCTGAAAGTTGACGGCAATTTTTCAATACTTCGTTCGGGAAATATCGATTTTACGGTGGAGCGTTCTGCAAAAACGCTTGTTGGTTCCGCTGTGAGCGGGGAGGGCCTCGTTAATGTTTACAGAGGCACCGGAAGCGTTTGGCTTGCGCCTACTTTAAAGGTGTATGACGCTGTAAATCAAGCTTCATATTTAGGCGGAAATGTAAAGTCAGTTAATACAAACACAAGCAAGTAA
- the dinB gene encoding DNA polymerase IV, translating to MERTILHSDLNNFYASVECLYNPCIRDRPVAVAGNAEKRRGIILAKNNIAKKFGVKTADTLWEAQRKCPDIIFVSPSYDKYLRYSKMAKEIYCEYTDKIESFGLDECWLDVTGSVSLFGNGKEIADKIRKRIKYELGVTVSIGVSFNKVFAKLGSDMKKPDATTVITKENYRDKVWPLPVGDLLGVGSSTKNKLKKYGIDTICSLAKAPPELLKRELGINGIMLWQFANGLENSPVAFADSHPDVKSIGNSTTLPYDVSDPEDVKITMYVLSESVASRLRESNLQCKTVQIGLRDKNLCSFERQGKLGFPTNSSEEIFKKAFLLYSVNKPAVPLRSISIRSCGLIGANERQLSCLNEFIAMEKNEKLEKSIDIIRNRFGHSSIQRAVMLTNPRISNINPKTDHIIHPVGFIK from the coding sequence ATGGAACGGACAATACTTCATTCTGATCTTAATAACTTTTACGCTTCTGTAGAATGTCTTTACAACCCTTGTATAAGGGACAGGCCCGTAGCCGTCGCGGGAAACGCCGAAAAACGACGCGGCATAATATTAGCCAAAAACAACATTGCAAAGAAATTCGGCGTTAAAACGGCCGATACCCTCTGGGAGGCCCAACGTAAATGTCCTGATATTATCTTTGTGTCTCCTTCATATGATAAATATCTGAGATATTCAAAAATGGCAAAAGAAATATATTGCGAATATACTGATAAAATCGAAAGTTTCGGCTTAGATGAATGTTGGCTTGATGTTACAGGCAGCGTCAGCCTTTTCGGAAACGGCAAAGAAATTGCAGATAAAATACGCAAACGTATAAAATATGAACTTGGCGTAACGGTTTCAATAGGCGTAAGTTTTAATAAAGTATTCGCCAAACTAGGATCCGATATGAAAAAACCCGACGCAACAACAGTTATAACAAAAGAGAATTACCGCGATAAAGTCTGGCCGCTCCCCGTAGGCGATCTTCTCGGCGTCGGATCATCAACAAAAAATAAACTGAAAAAATACGGTATAGATACTATATGTTCCCTTGCAAAAGCTCCTCCGGAACTTTTAAAACGCGAACTTGGTATTAACGGAATAATGCTTTGGCAGTTTGCCAACGGTCTTGAAAACTCGCCCGTAGCATTTGCAGATTCTCATCCCGATGTAAAAAGTATAGGAAACAGCACAACCCTTCCCTACGACGTATCGGATCCTGAAGATGTGAAAATAACAATGTATGTATTAAGCGAAAGCGTAGCGTCACGTTTAAGGGAAAGTAACCTTCAGTGCAAAACAGTGCAGATTGGCCTGCGGGATAAAAATTTATGCTCATTTGAACGCCAGGGGAAATTAGGATTTCCGACAAACAGCTCTGAAGAAATATTTAAAAAAGCATTTTTGCTTTATAGCGTCAATAAACCGGCTGTCCCATTGAGAAGTATAAGTATACGTTCATGCGGCCTTATCGGCGCAAACGAACGCCAGCTCTCATGCCTTAATGAATTTATAGCCATGGAAAAAAATGAAAAGCTTGAAAAGTCTATTGACATTATACGAAATCGCTTTGGGCATTCAAGCATACAAAGGGCTGTAATGCTTACAAATCCAAGAATATCAAATATCAATCCAAAAACCGATCATATAATACACCCTGTCGGTTTTATAAAATAA
- a CDS encoding nitroreductase, with protein sequence MLTLTDLRKSVRNFTDKPIDENKLQEITDYFKKCRRIDKSIKTEIMIIKKSGLPKDIKEIGGYNGFLIEAPYYILIFSEKKPYFIENVGYIGEDILLKLTDMDIDSCWMTLKEEKVVEEGDKMRITGLIALGYGERIKKISKLKNMFISKYGNGDLEAPKPGTDNEIRMDILDMVFMGDYGKTASYDELTATGLSEGFYAARRAPSALNRQPWRFILDGGTVALVIKKDEYTNIYEAQIAAGAAMLNFAVVISERIFDVKWEMGAADFKYNIPDDSFIIAHCRV encoded by the coding sequence ATGCTTACGCTAACAGATTTGAGAAAATCTGTAAGGAACTTTACGGATAAACCTATTGATGAGAATAAACTTCAGGAGATTACAGATTATTTTAAAAAGTGCCGCAGGATAGATAAAAGCATTAAAACTGAAATTATGATTATTAAAAAATCGGGACTTCCTAAGGACATTAAGGAAATAGGCGGATATAACGGATTTTTAATTGAGGCTCCGTATTATATTTTGATTTTTTCCGAAAAGAAACCTTATTTTATTGAAAATGTAGGATATATTGGCGAGGACATACTTTTAAAGCTTACAGATATGGATATTGACAGTTGCTGGATGACGTTGAAAGAAGAAAAAGTTGTAGAGGAAGGAGACAAAATGCGTATAACCGGCCTTATTGCGCTTGGTTACGGCGAAAGGATAAAGAAAATAAGCAAGCTGAAAAACATGTTCATAAGCAAATACGGAAACGGGGATCTTGAAGCCCCTAAACCCGGTACAGATAATGAAATACGAATGGATATATTAGATATGGTTTTTATGGGGGATTACGGAAAAACCGCAAGCTATGACGAACTTACGGCAACAGGGCTCTCGGAGGGGTTTTATGCGGCAAGACGCGCACCCTCGGCTTTGAACAGACAGCCATGGAGATTTATACTTGACGGGGGAACGGTGGCGCTTGTTATTAAAAAGGATGAGTATACTAATATATATGAGGCTCAAATTGCTGCCGGCGCTGCAATGCTTAATTTTGCAGTTGTTATAAGCGAACGCATATTTGATGTCAAATGGGAAATGGGGGCGGCAGATTTTAAATACAATATTCCCGACGACAGTTTTATAATTGCACATTGCAGAGTTTAA
- a CDS encoding ferritin, with the protein MLNEKVAQLLNEQVNAELYSAYLYLHFANFYVEQGLDGFANWYQIQAQEERDHAMLFIKYMQNNDAKVTYEEIKKPNVPLNANADALVAGLAHERHVTALINNIYEAAHSEKDFRTMQFLDWFIKEQGEEETNASDLIKKLELFGSDPKSLYMLNQELASRTYSAPSLTL; encoded by the coding sequence ATGCTAAATGAAAAAGTCGCGCAGTTATTAAACGAACAGGTAAATGCAGAATTATATTCGGCATATCTTTACCTTCATTTTGCAAATTTTTATGTTGAACAGGGTCTTGACGGGTTCGCGAACTGGTACCAGATTCAGGCGCAGGAGGAACGAGACCATGCTATGCTTTTTATAAAATACATGCAGAATAATGATGCAAAAGTAACGTATGAAGAAATCAAAAAACCAAATGTTCCTCTTAATGCCAACGCCGACGCATTAGTTGCCGGTCTTGCTCATGAAAGGCATGTAACGGCATTAATAAACAATATATATGAAGCCGCACATTCGGAGAAAGATTTCCGCACAATGCAGTTTTTAGATTGGTTTATTAAAGAGCAGGGTGAAGAGGAAACTAACGCAAGCGATCTTATTAAAAAACTTGAACTTTTTGGTTCTGATCCAAAAAGTTTATATATGCTTAATCAGGAATTAGCTTCACGAACATATTCCGCCCCCAGTTTAACATTATAA
- the rlmD gene encoding 23S rRNA (uracil(1939)-C(5))-methyltransferase RlmD, whose protein sequence is MAKKNEIINIKIDDLLFPNKGVGIFENYKVTVKNTLPGQVVNARITKKRDGKLEASLLDIEKNAEYEIKPGCGHFKYCGGCSYQNITVEKENEIKEKQVLKLLDDAGIKGYIYEGIDVSPVIEGYRNKCEFSFGDEEKGGDLALGMRKRNSFYEVVTLTDCNIIDGDYLSIIKSTLDFFRKKAIPFYHKSRHDGVLRHLVVRKGAYTGEILVNLVTTSGVSFDIEDYAKELLSIKLDGNVCGILHTENDGVADVVKSDNTKVIYGNGYFTDKLFDLNFKVTAFSFFQTNTKGAEKLYEIVKEYAGDSKDKTVFDLYCGTGTISQIMAANSKKVVGIEIVEEAIEAAKENAALNGIDNCKFIAGDVLKKVEELTDKPDIIIVDPPRDGIHPKAINKIIDFNAPEIVYVSCKPSSLARDLAIFQESGYEVVKIKLLNQYPRSAHTESVALLVKK, encoded by the coding sequence ATGGCAAAAAAGAATGAAATAATTAATATAAAAATAGATGATTTACTCTTTCCTAATAAAGGCGTAGGAATATTCGAAAATTATAAGGTTACAGTTAAAAATACGCTGCCCGGGCAGGTTGTCAATGCAAGGATTACGAAAAAGAGGGATGGAAAACTTGAGGCATCTCTTTTGGACATTGAGAAAAATGCGGAGTACGAAATTAAACCGGGATGCGGCCATTTTAAGTACTGCGGCGGCTGTTCATATCAGAATATAACTGTGGAAAAAGAAAATGAAATAAAAGAAAAACAGGTATTAAAGCTTCTTGATGATGCAGGCATAAAGGGATATATATATGAAGGCATAGACGTATCTCCGGTTATAGAAGGATACCGCAATAAATGCGAGTTTTCGTTCGGCGATGAAGAAAAAGGCGGCGACCTTGCGCTTGGAATGAGGAAAAGAAACAGTTTTTATGAAGTTGTAACGCTCACGGACTGCAATATTATAGACGGCGATTATTTAAGTATTATAAAATCAACTCTTGATTTCTTCAGGAAGAAGGCAATACCTTTTTATCATAAATCAAGGCATGATGGGGTTTTAAGGCATCTTGTTGTCCGCAAAGGGGCGTACACAGGAGAAATATTGGTAAATCTTGTTACAACAAGCGGCGTGTCTTTTGATATTGAAGATTATGCAAAAGAACTGCTATCAATAAAGCTTGATGGAAATGTATGCGGCATACTTCATACCGAAAACGACGGTGTTGCCGATGTTGTAAAAAGCGATAATACAAAAGTTATATATGGAAACGGTTATTTTACGGATAAACTTTTCGATTTAAATTTTAAGGTCACGGCATTTTCTTTTTTCCAGACAAATACAAAGGGCGCTGAAAAATTATATGAAATTGTAAAGGAATATGCGGGCGATTCTAAGGATAAAACAGTTTTTGACCTTTACTGCGGCACGGGAACTATAAGCCAGATTATGGCGGCGAACAGTAAAAAAGTTGTGGGAATAGAGATTGTCGAGGAGGCTATTGAAGCGGCAAAAGAAAACGCCGCATTAAACGGTATTGATAATTGTAAATTTATTGCAGGCGACGTATTAAAAAAAGTTGAGGAACTTACCGATAAGCCTGATATAATTATTGTAGATCCTCCGAGGGATGGAATACATCCGAAAGCAATTAATAAAATAATAGATTTCAATGCGCCTGAAATAGTATATGTATCATGTAAACCTTCGTCATTAGCAAGAGATTTGGCAATTTTTCAGGAAAGTGGATATGAAGTTGTTAAAATTAAACTGTTAAATCAGTATCCAAGAAGCGCTCATACCGAATCGGTTGCACTGCTGGTAAAAAAATAA
- a CDS encoding S1 RNA-binding domain-containing protein — MSEHVVGSIVEGKVIKITPFGAIIALEGGGQGLVHISQIANSFVQDINDHLKVNDNVKVKIMSVDPETNRISLSIRAALPKPERTDKAPRNPNYKPREQRGNFDKNSDSHPSSQTPLNDFEEKMKEFLKQSNDKMASLNKRANKR, encoded by the coding sequence ATGTCAGAACATGTTGTAGGAAGTATTGTAGAAGGTAAAGTAATTAAAATAACCCCTTTCGGCGCAATTATTGCACTTGAAGGCGGCGGTCAAGGGCTTGTTCATATCTCACAGATTGCAAACAGCTTTGTACAGGATATAAACGATCATCTGAAAGTCAATGATAATGTTAAAGTAAAAATAATGTCTGTTGATCCGGAAACAAACCGTATTTCCCTGTCAATACGCGCCGCACTTCCAAAACCCGAAAGGACAGACAAAGCTCCCCGCAACCCAAACTACAAACCGCGTGAACAACGAGGGAACTTCGATAAAAACAGCGATTCTCACCCTTCTTCACAAACCCCGCTTAATGACTTTGAAGAAAAAATGAAAGAATTCCTCAAGCAGTCAAATGATAAAATGGCAAGTTTAAATAAACGCGCCAATAAAAGGTAA
- the rsfS gene encoding ribosome silencing factor, producing MEQNFYEASKIAQEALEDKKAEDIKVLDLNGLSNITDYFVIASGNNINQLRAMADNVEEKLFKAGFKLHHSEGYQGGAWILLDFGNIIIHLFNKEERDFYSLDRVWSDAKEI from the coding sequence ATGGAACAAAACTTTTATGAAGCTTCCAAAATAGCTCAGGAAGCCCTTGAAGACAAAAAAGCCGAAGACATAAAAGTGCTTGATTTAAACGGCCTTTCAAATATTACAGATTATTTTGTTATAGCGAGCGGGAATAATATTAATCAGCTTAGAGCAATGGCTGACAATGTTGAAGAAAAATTATTTAAGGCCGGTTTCAAACTGCACCATTCGGAAGGATACCAGGGCGGGGCGTGGATACTGCTTGATTTTGGAAATATAATTATACATTTGTTTAATAAGGAAGAAAGAGACTTTTACAGCCTTGACAGGGTTTGGAGCGACGCAAAAGAGATATAG
- the yqeK gene encoding bis(5'-nucleosyl)-tetraphosphatase (symmetrical) YqeK, which translates to MLDFITMERKLQSSLSIERYIHTMGVVKTALRMAGIYNADVDKVHTAALLHDCAKDFPAEMKRRFCKEFHVPVDDIMLSCIDLTHPFLGAEVAKREYGVEDEEALDAIRYHTTGRKNMGIIEKIVFLADYIEPNRKNFEGLEEAREICFKDIDKAMALVLRQTVEYVKERKRPLHPLSLEALSYYENKEE; encoded by the coding sequence TTGCTTGACTTTATTACAATGGAGAGAAAGCTGCAATCCTCTTTGTCTATTGAAAGGTATATACACACAATGGGCGTTGTTAAAACAGCTTTAAGGATGGCGGGCATTTATAATGCCGATGTGGATAAAGTGCATACGGCGGCGCTTTTGCATGACTGTGCAAAGGATTTCCCAGCAGAAATGAAAAGACGTTTCTGTAAAGAATTTCATGTTCCGGTCGACGATATAATGTTAAGTTGTATTGATTTGACACATCCGTTTTTAGGCGCGGAGGTTGCCAAAAGGGAGTACGGCGTTGAAGATGAAGAAGCGCTTGACGCCATAAGGTATCATACAACAGGCAGAAAAAATATGGGGATTATTGAAAAGATTGTTTTTTTGGCCGATTATATTGAACCCAACAGAAAGAATTTTGAAGGATTGGAAGAAGCAAGGGAGATTTGCTTTAAAGATATAGATAAAGCTATGGCCCTTGTTCTTAGGCAGACGGTTGAATATGTAAAGGAAAGGAAAAGGCCTCTTCATCCTTTGTCATTAGAAGCGTTGAGTTATTATGAAAATAAGGAGGAATAA
- the nadD gene encoding nicotinate-nucleotide adenylyltransferase — protein MTDFESLKNIKKFAVLGGTFDPIHFGHISVAEEVLEKTDVEKIIFIPAGNPPHKSYADVTTPLDRLKMTALAIEGRKNMEISSIEIDREGTTYTVDTIIELKRMLGDNVNFKFITGADAIHYITTWKNYKKLLEICDFIAVTRPGFNKKILLEEISFMEQNFKSRVEFIEIRPVDISSSQIRQRVAEGMPINGLVPKKVEEYIINKKLYK, from the coding sequence TTGACGGATTTTGAAAGCCTTAAAAATATAAAAAAATTTGCTGTCCTTGGAGGAACGTTTGATCCGATACATTTTGGCCATATATCTGTTGCCGAAGAGGTTTTGGAGAAAACAGATGTGGAAAAAATTATTTTTATACCTGCCGGAAATCCTCCTCATAAAAGTTACGCAGACGTCACCACGCCTTTGGACAGGCTTAAAATGACGGCTCTTGCGATAGAGGGCAGAAAAAATATGGAAATAAGTTCTATTGAAATAGACAGAGAAGGCACAACATACACTGTCGATACTATAATTGAGCTTAAACGTATGCTTGGAGATAATGTGAATTTCAAATTTATAACAGGCGCGGATGCCATACATTATATAACCACATGGAAAAACTATAAGAAACTTTTGGAAATATGTGATTTTATTGCGGTAACAAGGCCGGGATTCAATAAGAAAATTCTTTTGGAAGAAATATCGTTTATGGAACAAAATTTTAAAAGCAGGGTTGAATTTATTGAAATACGCCCTGTTGATATATCATCTTCACAAATTAGGCAAAGAGTGGCGGAAGGTATGCCAATAAACGGCCTTGTTCCAAAAAAAGTTGAAGAATATATCATAAATAAAAAGCTGTATAAATGA
- a CDS encoding YhbY family RNA-binding protein, with protein sequence MLTSKQRAYLRGLANGLDTIFHVGKSGVTPEITESFNQALEARELVKANVLDNNMIGSREAAQTIAERTHAEVVQVIGNKFVLYRRAKKPVIELPKSK encoded by the coding sequence ATGCTTACAAGCAAGCAAAGAGCTTATTTAAGGGGCCTTGCAAACGGCCTTGACACTATTTTTCACGTTGGCAAAAGCGGCGTTACGCCTGAAATTACCGAAAGCTTTAACCAGGCCCTCGAAGCAAGGGAACTTGTAAAAGCAAATGTTTTAGACAACAACATGATTGGTTCCCGAGAAGCAGCCCAGACGATTGCCGAAAGAACCCATGCGGAGGTTGTTCAGGTTATCGGAAACAAATTTGTTTTGTACAGAAGAGCTAAAAAGCCTGTTATTGAACTGCCGAAATCAAAATAG
- a CDS encoding EamA family transporter, producing MSYIWPIALIVISNVVYQICAKSVPKNMDTMASMVVTYLVGAACSAVMFFAMNKNVSLLNEYSKMNAAPILLGISVVGLEIGFIYAYKVGWPVSTASVVQSAFLALALIFVGGLFYHEAITSNKIIGIIICLIGLYFINK from the coding sequence ATGTCATATATTTGGCCAATCGCGCTTATAGTTATATCAAATGTCGTTTATCAAATCTGTGCAAAATCAGTTCCAAAAAATATGGATACAATGGCGTCCATGGTTGTAACTTATCTTGTGGGCGCCGCTTGTTCGGCCGTTATGTTCTTTGCTATGAACAAAAACGTCAGCCTGCTGAACGAATACAGCAAAATGAACGCAGCGCCTATACTTCTTGGAATTTCGGTTGTCGGCCTTGAAATCGGTTTTATCTATGCATATAAGGTGGGATGGCCGGTCAGCACGGCTTCTGTTGTTCAGAGCGCCTTTCTTGCGCTGGCATTAATCTTTGTCGGAGGATTGTTTTATCACGAAGCAATCACTTCCAATAAAATAATCGGCATTATTATTTGTTTAATCGGACTTTATTTTATAAATAAATAA
- a CDS encoding DUF362 domain-containing protein, protein MKFIEFPEMSFKVEGMEGIKIPTMVKIRQKYDDSKVEDIKGTLLAEMEKLGNKGELKGKRIAITAGSRGIPHIDLITRTICDKLKEWGAEPFIVPAMGSHGGGTVEGQLEVINGYGITEEAMGVPILASMEVELVGQMPDGTPIYCDKYAYNADGIVLLNKVKPHTDFKGEHESGLLKMIAIGLAKHKGASWFHMQGFDTFAERIPIVAKEFLKKMNVVFGVGLVQNAYDEICLIEVMEKDKIVERDHAMLMVAKERIAKLKFDNIDVLIVDKIGKNISGEGHDPNVTGRSFMPGFEDDFHTQKLFIRGLTPESHHNSCGLGGADITTRRCLNDVDWESSWVNLGTNTMIDGGKIPMYLNNDREALLLAIRTCRKIDYNKARIARIPDTLHLDEIEISVDLIPDIKDRDDVEIISEPYEMPFDADGFMIDWYEEKK, encoded by the coding sequence ATGAAGTTTATTGAATTCCCTGAAATGAGTTTCAAGGTTGAGGGTATGGAAGGTATAAAAATACCTACAATGGTTAAGATAAGGCAAAAATATGACGACAGCAAGGTTGAAGATATCAAAGGGACTTTGCTTGCTGAAATGGAAAAACTTGGGAATAAGGGCGAGCTTAAAGGCAAAAGAATTGCAATCACGGCAGGAAGCCGCGGTATTCCGCACATCGACCTTATAACAAGGACTATTTGCGATAAACTTAAAGAATGGGGAGCAGAACCTTTTATCGTTCCGGCAATGGGAAGCCATGGCGGCGGTACTGTTGAAGGACAGCTTGAAGTTATAAACGGATACGGCATAACAGAGGAGGCTATGGGCGTTCCTATACTTGCAAGCATGGAAGTTGAACTGGTTGGTCAAATGCCTGACGGCACGCCTATTTATTGCGATAAATATGCGTATAATGCAGACGGCATTGTTCTTTTAAATAAAGTAAAACCTCATACGGATTTTAAAGGAGAGCATGAAAGCGGACTTCTTAAAATGATTGCTATCGGCCTTGCCAAACATAAAGGCGCATCATGGTTCCATATGCAGGGATTCGATACGTTTGCTGAAAGAATTCCAATTGTTGCAAAAGAGTTTTTAAAGAAAATGAACGTTGTTTTCGGCGTCGGCCTTGTACAGAACGCTTATGATGAAATATGCCTTATTGAAGTCATGGAAAAAGATAAAATTGTCGAAAGGGATCACGCAATGCTTATGGTTGCAAAGGAAAGGATTGCGAAACTTAAATTTGACAACATAGATGTGCTTATTGTTGATAAAATAGGCAAAAATATAAGCGGCGAAGGGCATGATCCTAATGTTACCGGAAGAAGCTTTATGCCGGGATTTGAAGATGATTTCCATACGCAGAAGCTGTTTATAAGGGGGCTTACGCCTGAATCCCACCATAACTCTTGCGGTCTTGGCGGGGCCGATATTACGACAAGGCGTTGCCTGAATGATGTTGACTGGGAAAGCAGTTGGGTAAATCTCGGTACAAACACTATGATTGACGGCGGGAAGATACCAATGTATCTTAATAATGACAGGGAAGCTCTTCTTCTTGCTATACGTACATGCAGGAAAATTGATTATAACAAAGCGAGAATAGCGCGTATACCTGATACGCTTCATCTTGATGAGATAGAAATTTCAGTTGATCTTATACCGGATATTAAGGATAGGGATGATGTGGAAATTATAAGCGAGCCATATGAAATGCCTTTTGATGCTGATGGTTTTATGATTGATTGGTACGAGGAAAAGAAATAA
- a CDS encoding flippase-like domain-containing protein, which produces MNKKIRNLLFYFGLVILMFFVIKKMLGDGIYDVLELLKTIEFKYIALILICVGAYNFMEGIIVWLTAKNTAAGLEFKSGILSGYYTAVFRALTFGTGSAAALIYYLNKKNISPEVGYGIVTVSYSFHKITVALYVTVGLLINFGFFRENYGEYFGYIIAGYILTVIIVAVLLGICLSSKFHNIILKTSGRILKNTKFSGKLQLIEKKLNSLRNETGSILRDRKNALKMIAAEFLKLTCWYLIPYISLKGMGCPEDVTVIYSLGIISLVVALVGVIPTPGNVASVEIIFTIMFSVLVSETQAAAAMIIYRFSTYYGAFFVAVIIYFAATRLVNPFKRHGHA; this is translated from the coding sequence ATGAATAAAAAAATCAGGAACTTGCTATTTTACTTTGGACTTGTTATCCTAATGTTTTTTGTTATAAAAAAAATGCTAGGCGATGGAATATATGACGTATTGGAGCTTTTAAAAACAATCGAATTCAAATATATCGCGCTTATATTGATTTGTGTCGGAGCCTACAATTTTATGGAGGGAATTATTGTTTGGCTTACGGCTAAAAACACTGCTGCAGGGCTTGAATTTAAAAGCGGCATACTCAGCGGATATTATACGGCTGTATTTCGGGCGTTGACTTTCGGCACAGGAAGCGCCGCCGCTTTAATTTATTATTTGAACAAGAAAAATATAAGTCCGGAAGTTGGGTACGGCATTGTTACGGTCAGTTACAGTTTCCATAAAATAACGGTTGCGCTTTATGTGACGGTTGGGCTTTTAATTAACTTCGGATTTTTCAGGGAAAACTATGGGGAGTATTTTGGATATATAATTGCCGGATATATTTTAACTGTCATTATCGTGGCCGTATTGCTTGGCATATGTCTAAGTTCAAAATTTCATAATATTATCTTAAAAACATCCGGAAGGATTTTAAAGAATACAAAATTCAGCGGCAAATTGCAGCTGATTGAAAAAAAACTTAATTCTTTAAGAAACGAAACGGGAAGTATTCTTAGAGATCGAAAAAATGCTCTTAAAATGATAGCGGCGGAATTTTTAAAACTTACATGTTGGTATTTAATACCTTATATTTCACTTAAAGGAATGGGGTGCCCGGAAGACGTTACGGTTATATATTCGCTTGGCATAATATCATTGGTGGTTGCTCTTGTGGGAGTTATACCTACGCCGGGAAATGTGGCAAGCGTTGAAATAATATTTACAATTATGTTCTCTGTTTTAGTAAGTGAGACGCAGGCGGCCGCCGCTATGATTATATATAGATTTTCAACATATTATGGGGCGTTTTTCGTGGCGGTTATTATATATTTTGCTGCAACACGGCTTGTAAATCCGTTTAAAAGACACGGACATGCATAA